In the genome of Cronobacter malonaticus LMG 23826, one region contains:
- a CDS encoding GDP-mannose mannosyl hydrolase, translating into MFLSQEDFATVVRSTPLISIDLIVENEQGEFLLGHRTNRPAQGFWFVPGGRVQKDEPLAQAFERLTQAELGKRFSMPEGEFYGVWQHFYDDNFSGTDFTTHYIVLGFRLRVNADELNLPKEQHEAYRWQSPASIVASEDVHDNSRAYFMAERFAGVPGL; encoded by the coding sequence ATGTTTTTAAGTCAGGAAGATTTTGCCACCGTGGTGCGCTCCACGCCGCTTATCTCCATCGATCTGATTGTCGAGAACGAGCAGGGGGAGTTCCTGCTCGGTCATCGCACCAACCGTCCGGCGCAGGGCTTCTGGTTCGTGCCAGGCGGTCGGGTTCAGAAAGATGAGCCGCTGGCGCAGGCGTTTGAACGCCTGACGCAGGCGGAGCTTGGCAAACGCTTTTCGATGCCGGAGGGAGAGTTTTACGGCGTCTGGCAGCACTTCTATGACGACAACTTCTCCGGGACCGACTTCACCACCCACTACATCGTGCTGGGGTTCCGCCTGCGCGTAAACGCGGATGAGCTCAACCTGCCCAAAGAGCAGCACGAAGCTTACCGCTGGCAGTCGCCCGCCTCGATTGTGGCCAGTGAAGATGTGCACGATAACAGCCGCGCCTATTTCATGGCTGAACGTTTTGCCGGAGTGCCGGGCTTATGA
- the wcaD gene encoding colanic acid polymerase WcaD: MSRSIRICSYLLLPFIYLVVNVKLAQLGESFPITIVTFLPVLLLLFVDKINLKKLMIALGIGAGLTLFNYVFGKSLDASKYVTSTMLFLYIVIIIGMTWSIRFKTISPRNYRKILRLFYLVVGFIVTLAALEMAQIILTGGSSLMENISKFLIYSNSYVLNFIKFGGKRTTAMYFEPAFFALALISIWLSIKQFGIKTPKTDGMILLGIVLSGSFSGVMTFILFYLLEWAFQYLNKNAIRKKLPLAIVSLAVFIVGVVFAFPYIAERIGDLGTEGSSSYYRIIGPLVMVGYSLTNIDGVVRFGSLYEYVASFGIFNGADVGKTIDNGLYLLIIYFSWFAVLLTGWYMFRVGKMMINAFGNNQNFRVQLWLFTPVSLFFTGSIFSPEYAFLIVCPFILRKALNITDS, encoded by the coding sequence ATGTCTCGTTCTATCAGAATCTGTAGCTATCTGCTGCTGCCGTTCATCTACCTTGTAGTGAACGTCAAACTGGCGCAGCTCGGCGAGAGTTTCCCGATTACGATTGTGACGTTTTTGCCGGTGTTGCTGCTGCTGTTCGTCGACAAAATCAACCTGAAGAAGCTGATGATCGCGCTCGGGATCGGCGCTGGCCTGACACTCTTTAACTACGTGTTTGGTAAGTCGCTCGACGCCAGTAAATATGTCACCTCGACAATGCTGTTTCTCTACATCGTTATCATCATCGGGATGACATGGAGCATTCGCTTTAAGACCATCTCGCCGCGTAACTACCGCAAAATTCTGCGGCTGTTCTACCTGGTGGTGGGCTTTATCGTCACGCTGGCGGCGCTGGAGATGGCGCAGATTATCCTGACCGGCGGCAGCAGTCTGATGGAGAACATCTCGAAGTTCCTCATCTACAGCAACAGCTATGTACTCAATTTCATTAAGTTTGGCGGCAAACGCACCACGGCGATGTATTTCGAGCCGGCGTTCTTCGCTCTGGCATTAATCTCAATTTGGCTCAGCATCAAACAGTTTGGTATCAAAACCCCAAAAACCGATGGTATGATTCTTTTAGGGATAGTCTTATCGGGTTCGTTTTCGGGCGTGATGACATTTATCCTGTTTTATTTGCTTGAGTGGGCGTTTCAGTATCTTAATAAAAACGCGATTCGTAAAAAGTTGCCGCTGGCAATTGTTTCCCTGGCTGTCTTTATCGTGGGCGTGGTGTTCGCCTTCCCGTATATCGCGGAGCGTATCGGTGATTTAGGCACAGAGGGTTCGTCATCCTATTATCGCATCATCGGCCCGCTGGTGATGGTGGGATATTCGCTGACGAATATCGATGGTGTAGTGCGTTTTGGTTCGCTTTACGAATATGTCGCATCATTCGGAATTTTTAACGGTGCGGACGTCGGAAAAACAATAGACAATGGGCTCTACCTGCTAATCATTTATTTTTCATGGTTCGCAGTGTTACTCACCGGCTGGTATATGTTCAGGGTCGGGAAAATGATGATTAACGCATTTGGTAATAATCAGAATTTTCGTGTGCAGCTGTGGTTATTTACACCTGTATCCCTGTTTTTTACCGGTTCGATTTTTAGCCCGGAATATGCGTTCTTAATTGTTTGTCCGTTTATTCTGCGTAAAGCGTTAAACATTACAGATTCCTGA
- the fcl gene encoding GDP-L-fucose synthase yields MKKQRIFVAGHRGMVGSAIVRQLEQRDDVELVLKGRDELNLLDSAAVNAFFADAALDQVYLAAAKVGGIVANNTYPADFIYENMMIESNIIHAAHLNNVNKLLFLGSSCIYPKLANQPIAESELLQGTLEPTNEPYAIAKIAGIKLCESYNRQHNRDYRSVMPTNLYGPNDNFHPSNSHVIPALLRRFHEATQENAADVVVWGSGTPMREFLHVDDMAAASIHVMELDREVWQENTEPMLSHINVGTGVDCTIRELAQTIAKVVGYKGRVVFDASKPDGTPRKLLDVTRLHSLGWYHEISLEAGLASTYQWFLENQHRFRG; encoded by the coding sequence ATGAAAAAGCAACGTATTTTTGTGGCCGGCCACCGCGGGATGGTGGGGTCGGCCATCGTTCGCCAGCTTGAGCAGCGCGACGACGTCGAGCTGGTGCTCAAAGGGCGTGACGAGCTGAACCTGCTGGACAGCGCGGCGGTGAACGCGTTCTTCGCGGACGCCGCGCTGGATCAGGTTTACCTGGCGGCGGCGAAGGTGGGCGGTATTGTCGCCAACAACACCTACCCGGCGGACTTCATCTACGAAAATATGATGATTGAGAGCAACATCATTCACGCGGCTCATTTGAACAACGTGAACAAGCTGTTGTTCCTCGGATCGTCGTGCATCTATCCGAAGCTGGCGAACCAGCCGATTGCGGAAAGCGAGCTGTTACAGGGCACGCTGGAGCCCACCAACGAGCCGTACGCCATCGCCAAAATCGCGGGCATCAAGCTGTGCGAGTCTTACAACCGCCAGCATAACCGCGACTACCGCTCGGTGATGCCGACCAACCTGTACGGGCCGAACGACAACTTCCACCCGAGCAACTCGCACGTGATCCCGGCGCTGCTGCGTCGCTTCCACGAAGCGACCCAGGAAAACGCCGCGGACGTGGTGGTATGGGGCAGCGGTACGCCGATGCGTGAATTCCTGCATGTGGATGACATGGCCGCTGCCAGCATTCACGTGATGGAGCTGGATCGCGAGGTGTGGCAGGAGAACACCGAGCCGATGCTGTCGCACATCAACGTCGGCACCGGCGTGGATTGCACCATCCGCGAGCTGGCGCAGACCATCGCCAAAGTGGTGGGCTACAAAGGCCGCGTGGTGTTTGACGCCTCTAAACCGGACGGTACGCCGCGCAAGCTGCTCGACGTCACCCGTCTGCACTCACTGGGCTGGTATCACGAGATTTCACTGGAGGCGGGCCTTGCCAGCACTTACCAGTGGTTCCTTGAAAACCAGCATCGTTTCCGGGGGTAA
- the wcaE gene encoding colanic acid biosynthesis glycosyltransferase WcaE, whose amino-acid sequence MLLSVITVAWRNYEGVVKTWQSLAHLAQAPEIEFEWIVVDGGSNDGTAQFLEDLNGQYNLRFVSEKDNGIYDAMNKGIEMANGRFAIFLNSGDVFHPSVADVARQLAAAPANDNAMYIGDALLDFGDGNKIRRSAKSGWYIYHSLPASHQAIFFPVSGLKKYPYDLQYKVSSDYALTAKMYKSGYGFKKLKGLVSEFSMGGVSTSNNLELCQDAKKVQRNILRVPGILTELSYLLRMRTTGKAKALYNKA is encoded by the coding sequence ATGCTTTTAAGTGTAATTACTGTCGCCTGGCGCAATTACGAAGGGGTGGTGAAGACCTGGCAGTCCCTGGCCCACCTGGCGCAGGCTCCTGAGATCGAGTTCGAATGGATTGTGGTGGACGGCGGCTCCAACGACGGCACCGCGCAGTTCCTGGAAGATCTCAACGGTCAGTACAACCTGCGCTTCGTCAGCGAAAAAGACAACGGCATTTATGATGCAATGAATAAAGGCATTGAAATGGCCAACGGTCGCTTTGCGATTTTTCTGAATTCCGGCGACGTATTTCACCCGTCCGTCGCTGACGTGGCGCGCCAGCTGGCTGCCGCACCGGCAAATGACAATGCGATGTATATTGGCGACGCGCTGCTTGATTTTGGCGACGGCAATAAAATTCGCCGCAGCGCGAAAAGCGGCTGGTATATTTACCACAGCCTGCCGGCCAGCCATCAGGCCATTTTCTTCCCGGTTTCCGGGCTTAAAAAGTACCCCTACGATCTGCAATATAAAGTCTCATCCGATTACGCGTTAACCGCCAAAATGTATAAATCCGGCTACGGCTTTAAAAAGCTGAAAGGGCTGGTGTCAGAATTCTCAATGGGCGGCGTGTCAACCTCGAATAATCTGGAATTATGTCAGGACGCTAAAAAAGTTCAGCGCAACATATTACGGGTTCCTGGAATATTAACAGAACTTTCTTATTTATTACGCATGCGTACGACCGGAAAAGCTAAGGCGCTGTATAACAAAGCATAA
- the wcaI gene encoding colanic acid biosynthesis fucosyltransferase WcaI has protein sequence MKILVYGINYSPELTGIGKYTGEMVEWMARQGHEVRVITAPPYYPAWKVGENYSSWRWRKEQGAATVWRCPLYVPKQPSTLKRLIHLGSFAASSLFPLLAQRRWKPDRIIGVVPTLFCTPGMRLLAKLSGAKTVLHIQDYEVDAMLGLGMAGRGKGGKIARLASRFERSGLHNVDNVSTISRSMMNKAKEKGVPPERVIFFPNWSEVARFREVKAEEVEALRSQLGLPADKKIILYSGNIGEKQGLENAIDVAARFTNEPWIFAIVGQGGGKARLEKMVAERGLTNVKFFPLQPYEALPALLKMADCHLVIQKRGAADAVLPSKLTNILAVGGNAVITAEADTELGQLCLEEPGIAVCVEPESVDALAEGIVSALALPKDNTVAREYAERTLEKENVLSQFIADIRG, from the coding sequence ATGAAAATCCTGGTTTACGGCATTAACTACTCGCCGGAGCTGACCGGTATTGGTAAGTACACCGGCGAGATGGTGGAATGGATGGCCCGTCAGGGTCATGAGGTGCGGGTGATTACCGCACCGCCTTACTACCCGGCCTGGAAAGTGGGGGAGAACTACTCCTCCTGGCGCTGGCGCAAAGAGCAGGGCGCCGCCACGGTGTGGCGCTGCCCGCTTTATGTCCCGAAACAGCCTTCTACGTTAAAACGCCTGATCCATCTCGGCAGCTTTGCAGCGAGTTCGCTTTTCCCGTTGCTGGCCCAGCGTCGCTGGAAGCCGGATCGCATCATCGGTGTTGTGCCAACCCTGTTTTGCACGCCGGGCATGCGCCTGCTGGCGAAGCTCTCCGGCGCCAAAACCGTGTTGCACATACAGGATTACGAAGTGGACGCCATGCTCGGTCTTGGCATGGCGGGCCGCGGCAAGGGGGGCAAAATTGCCCGTCTCGCCAGCCGCTTTGAACGCAGCGGTCTGCATAACGTCGATAACGTCTCGACCATTTCGCGCTCGATGATGAACAAAGCCAAAGAAAAAGGGGTTCCCCCTGAGCGCGTGATCTTTTTCCCGAACTGGTCCGAAGTGGCGCGGTTCCGGGAGGTGAAAGCCGAAGAGGTTGAGGCGCTACGCAGCCAGCTTGGCCTGCCGGCGGATAAAAAAATCATCCTCTACTCCGGCAACATCGGGGAGAAACAGGGGCTGGAGAACGCCATCGACGTGGCGGCGCGGTTCACCAACGAGCCGTGGATTTTCGCGATTGTCGGTCAGGGCGGTGGCAAAGCGCGCCTTGAGAAGATGGTCGCAGAGCGGGGGCTGACGAACGTGAAGTTCTTCCCGCTGCAACCTTATGAAGCGCTCCCGGCGCTGCTGAAGATGGCGGATTGCCATCTGGTGATCCAGAAGCGCGGCGCGGCCGACGCGGTCCTGCCGTCGAAGCTCACCAATATCCTGGCGGTGGGCGGCAATGCGGTGATCACCGCCGAGGCCGACACCGAGCTTGGCCAGCTCTGCCTTGAAGAGCCGGGCATCGCCGTCTGCGTAGAGCCAGAGTCGGTGGATGCGCTGGCAGAAGGCATCGTCAGCGCGCTGGCGCTGCCCAAAGACAACACGGTGGCACGTGAATATGCCGAACGCACGCTCGAAAAAGAGAACGTGTTAAGCCAATTTATCGCTGATATTCGGGGTTAA
- the cpsG gene encoding colanic acid biosynthesis phosphomannomutase CpsG: MEKLTCFKAYDIRGRLGEELNEDIAWRIGRAYGEFLKPKTIVLGGDVRLTSEALKLALAKGLQDAGVDVLDIGLSGTEEIYFATFHLGVDGGIEVTASHNPMDYNGMKLVREGARPISGDTGLRDVQRLAEANDFPPVNEAARGSYKKIDLRDAYIDHLLGYIDVKNLTPLKLVINSGNGAAGPVVDAIEARFKALNVPVQFIKVHNNPDGNFPNGIPNPLLPECRDDTRNAVIEHGADMGIAFDGDFDRCFLFDETGQFIEGYYIVGLLAEAFLEKHPGAKIIHDPRLSWNTVDVVEGAGGTPVMSKTGHAFIKERMRQEDAIYGGEMSAHHYFRDFAYCDSGMIPWLLVTELLCLKGQSLGELVRDRMAAFPASGEINSKLAQPAVAIKRVEDHFAPQAKGIDRTDGISMDFGEWRFNLRSSNTEPVVRLNVESRADTELMQAKTQEILALLNQ; encoded by the coding sequence ATGGAAAAGTTAACCTGTTTTAAAGCTTACGACATTCGTGGGCGTCTGGGCGAAGAGTTAAATGAAGATATCGCGTGGCGCATCGGCCGCGCGTATGGCGAGTTCCTGAAACCGAAAACCATCGTGCTCGGCGGCGATGTGCGCCTGACCAGCGAAGCGCTGAAGCTGGCGCTGGCGAAAGGCCTGCAGGACGCGGGCGTTGATGTGCTGGATATCGGGCTTTCCGGCACCGAAGAGATTTACTTCGCGACGTTCCACCTGGGCGTGGACGGCGGCATCGAAGTGACCGCGAGCCACAACCCGATGGACTACAACGGCATGAAGCTGGTTCGCGAAGGCGCGCGCCCGATTAGCGGCGATACCGGTCTGCGTGACGTGCAGCGTCTTGCTGAAGCGAACGACTTCCCGCCGGTGAATGAAGCCGCCCGTGGCAGCTACAAAAAAATCGACCTGCGTGATGCCTATATCGATCACCTGCTCGGTTACATCGATGTGAAAAACCTCACGCCGCTGAAGCTGGTGATTAACTCCGGCAACGGCGCAGCTGGCCCGGTGGTGGACGCCATCGAAGCGCGCTTCAAAGCGCTGAACGTGCCGGTGCAGTTCATCAAGGTTCACAACAACCCGGACGGCAATTTCCCGAACGGTATTCCTAACCCGCTGCTGCCGGAGTGCCGCGACGACACCCGCAACGCGGTTATCGAACATGGCGCGGATATGGGTATCGCGTTTGACGGCGATTTCGACCGCTGCTTCCTGTTCGACGAAACCGGGCAGTTTATCGAGGGCTACTACATTGTCGGTCTCCTGGCCGAAGCGTTCCTCGAAAAACACCCCGGCGCGAAGATCATTCACGATCCGCGTCTGTCCTGGAACACCGTTGACGTGGTCGAGGGTGCGGGCGGCACGCCGGTCATGTCGAAAACCGGTCATGCGTTTATTAAAGAGCGTATGCGCCAGGAAGACGCCATTTACGGCGGCGAGATGAGCGCGCATCACTACTTCCGCGATTTCGCCTACTGCGACAGCGGCATGATCCCGTGGCTGCTGGTGACTGAGCTGCTGTGCCTGAAAGGCCAGTCGCTTGGCGAGCTGGTGCGCGACCGCATGGCGGCGTTCCCGGCGAGCGGCGAAATCAACAGCAAACTGGCGCAGCCGGCTGTCGCCATTAAGCGTGTGGAAGACCATTTCGCGCCGCAGGCGAAAGGGATCGACCGCACCGACGGTATCAGCATGGATTTCGGCGAGTGGCGCTTTAACCTGCGCTCGTCCAACACCGAGCCGGTGGTGCGCCTGAATGTGGAGTCGCGGGCGGATACGGAACTGATGCAGGCGAAAACCCAGGAAATCCTTGCGCTGCTGAATCAGTAA
- the wcaC gene encoding colanic acid biosynthesis glycosyltransferase WcaC produces MNILQFNVRLAEGGAAGVALDLHQRALQKGMRSRFIYGYGKGGKKSVSHDNFPEVEKHTPRLTSIANIALFRFVNQDLFGSLDSLYRRITRTDGPVVLHFHVLHSYWLNLDKVVAFCQKLKAHKRDVTFVWTLHDHWSVTGRCAFLDGCEGWKTGCQKCPTLDNYPPVKIDRAHSLVDNKRQRFRDMLALGCHFISPSQHVADAFNSLYGAGRCKIINNGIDVATEAILAELPLMPPGTGAPKIAVVAHDLRYDGKTNQRLVRDLVALGDKVEVHTFGKFSPFEGANVVNHGFLTDKRKLMNELNQMDALLFTSRVDNYPLILCEALSIGVPVIATHSEAAQEVLNKSGGKTVDESEALLLAQRGKAQIAEAVFGTTLEAFRARSREAYSGQQMLEEYVSFYQNL; encoded by the coding sequence ATGAACATATTACAATTTAATGTCCGCCTCGCAGAAGGCGGCGCGGCAGGCGTGGCGCTGGATCTTCACCAGCGCGCCCTGCAAAAAGGGATGCGCTCCCGTTTTATTTACGGCTACGGCAAGGGCGGCAAAAAGAGCGTCAGTCACGACAACTTCCCGGAAGTGGAAAAACATACGCCGCGCCTGACGTCCATTGCCAATATCGCGCTGTTCCGTTTCGTAAACCAGGATCTCTTTGGCTCGCTCGACAGCCTTTATCGCCGCATCACCCGCACCGACGGGCCGGTGGTGCTGCACTTTCACGTATTACACAGCTACTGGCTGAATCTCGATAAAGTGGTGGCGTTCTGCCAGAAGCTGAAAGCGCATAAGCGTGATGTCACTTTCGTCTGGACGCTGCACGATCACTGGAGCGTTACCGGGCGCTGCGCGTTTCTCGACGGCTGCGAAGGCTGGAAAACCGGCTGCCAGAAGTGCCCGACGCTTGATAACTATCCGCCGGTGAAAATCGACCGCGCACACAGCCTGGTCGATAACAAACGCCAGCGTTTTCGCGACATGCTGGCGCTCGGCTGCCACTTTATTTCGCCAAGCCAGCACGTGGCGGATGCCTTTAACAGCCTCTACGGGGCAGGGCGCTGCAAAATTATCAACAACGGCATTGATGTGGCGACGGAAGCGATTCTCGCCGAACTGCCGCTGATGCCGCCCGGCACCGGCGCGCCGAAAATCGCGGTGGTGGCGCACGATTTGCGTTACGACGGCAAAACCAATCAGCGCCTGGTGCGCGATCTGGTGGCGCTTGGCGATAAAGTGGAAGTGCATACCTTCGGCAAGTTCTCGCCGTTTGAAGGTGCCAACGTGGTTAACCACGGCTTTCTGACCGACAAACGCAAGCTGATGAACGAGCTGAATCAGATGGACGCGCTGCTCTTTACCTCTCGCGTCGATAACTACCCGCTGATTTTGTGTGAAGCGCTCTCCATCGGCGTGCCGGTCATCGCCACGCACAGCGAGGCGGCGCAGGAAGTGCTCAATAAGTCGGGCGGTAAAACGGTCGATGAGAGTGAAGCGTTGCTGCTGGCGCAGCGCGGCAAGGCGCAGATCGCCGAAGCGGTTTTCGGCACGACGCTTGAGGCCTTCCGGGCGCGCAGCCGGGAAGCGTACAGTGGCCAACAGATGCTGGAGGAGTATGTCTCGTTCTATCAGAATCTGTAG
- the gmd gene encoding GDP-mannose 4,6-dehydratase, which yields MSKVALITGVTGQDGSYLAEFLLEKGYEVHGIKRRASSFNTERVDHIYQDPHSSNPKFHLHYGDLTDTSNLTRILQEVQPDEVYNLGAMSHVAVSFESPEYTADVDAMGTLRLLEAIRFLGLEKKTRFYQASTSELYGLVQEIPQKETTPFYPRSPYAVAKLYAYWITVNYRESYGMYACNGILFNHESPRRGETFVTRKITRAIANIAQGLESCLHLGNMDSLRDWGHAKDYVKMQWMMLQQEQPEDFVIATGVQYSVRQFVEMAAAQLGIKLRFEGKGVEEKGIVVSVTGHDAPGVKPGDVIVQVDPRYFRPAEVETLLGDPTKAHEKLGWKPEITLQEMVSEMVAKDLEAAKKHSLLKSHGYEVAIALES from the coding sequence ATGAGTAAAGTTGCTCTCATTACCGGCGTAACCGGACAAGATGGCTCCTATCTGGCTGAGTTTCTGCTTGAGAAAGGTTATGAAGTCCACGGTATCAAACGCCGCGCGTCTTCTTTCAATACCGAGCGTGTTGACCATATCTACCAGGATCCGCACAGCAGCAACCCGAAATTCCACCTGCACTATGGCGACCTGACCGATACCTCCAACCTGACCCGTATCCTGCAGGAAGTGCAGCCGGACGAAGTGTACAACCTGGGCGCGATGAGCCACGTAGCGGTCTCCTTCGAATCCCCGGAATACACCGCAGACGTGGACGCCATGGGCACCCTGCGCCTGCTGGAAGCCATCCGCTTCCTGGGTCTGGAGAAGAAAACCCGTTTCTATCAGGCATCCACCTCTGAGCTGTATGGTCTGGTGCAGGAAATCCCGCAGAAAGAAACCACCCCGTTCTACCCGCGCTCTCCGTATGCAGTCGCGAAACTGTACGCTTACTGGATCACCGTAAACTATCGTGAATCCTACGGCATGTACGCGTGCAACGGCATTCTGTTCAACCACGAATCCCCGCGCCGCGGCGAAACCTTCGTGACCCGCAAAATCACCCGCGCTATCGCCAACATCGCACAGGGCCTGGAATCCTGCCTGCATCTGGGCAACATGGACTCCCTGCGTGACTGGGGCCATGCCAAAGACTACGTGAAAATGCAGTGGATGATGCTGCAGCAGGAACAGCCGGAAGATTTCGTTATCGCAACCGGTGTGCAGTACTCCGTGCGTCAGTTCGTCGAAATGGCGGCCGCACAGCTGGGTATCAAACTGCGCTTTGAAGGCAAAGGCGTGGAAGAGAAAGGCATCGTGGTTTCCGTGACCGGCCATGACGCACCGGGCGTGAAACCGGGCGACGTGATCGTTCAGGTTGACCCGCGTTACTTCCGTCCTGCTGAAGTGGAAACCCTGCTGGGCGACCCGACCAAAGCACACGAAAAACTGGGCTGGAAACCGGAAATCACCCTGCAGGAAATGGTCTCTGAAATGGTCGCGAAAGATCTCGAAGCTGCGAAGAAACACTCGCTGCTGAAATCTCACGGCTACGAGGTTGCCATCGCGCTGGAGTCCTGA
- the wcaF gene encoding colanic acid biosynthesis acetyltransferase WcaF: protein MQDLSGFSVPKGFRGGHPIKVQLWWAVQATLFAWSPQILYRWRAFLLRLFGARIGKGVVIRPSVQITYPWKLTIGDYAWVGDDAVLYTLGDITIGANAVVSQKCYLCTGSHDYMSKHFDITAEPIVIGEKAWLATDVFVAPGVTIGAGTVVGARSSVFKTLPANKICRGNPAQIVRDRVEGE from the coding sequence ATGCAGGATTTAAGCGGATTCTCGGTGCCGAAAGGCTTCCGGGGTGGGCACCCTATTAAGGTTCAACTGTGGTGGGCGGTTCAGGCGACGCTGTTTGCCTGGTCTCCGCAAATATTATATCGCTGGCGCGCTTTTTTATTACGGTTATTTGGCGCGCGAATTGGCAAAGGCGTGGTAATTCGCCCTTCGGTGCAAATTACCTACCCGTGGAAATTAACCATTGGCGATTACGCCTGGGTCGGGGATGACGCGGTGCTGTACACGCTCGGGGATATCACCATCGGTGCCAACGCCGTGGTGTCGCAGAAATGCTACCTGTGCACCGGCAGCCACGACTACATGAGCAAGCATTTTGATATTACCGCCGAGCCGATTGTGATTGGCGAGAAGGCCTGGCTTGCGACGGATGTGTTTGTCGCACCGGGCGTCACCATCGGCGCAGGTACGGTGGTCGGCGCGCGAAGCAGCGTATTTAAGACGCTGCCAGCCAACAAGATTTGTCGTGGCAATCCGGCGCAGATCGTTCGCGACCGGGTGGAAGGGGAGTAA
- the cpsB gene encoding mannose-1-phosphate guanyltransferase: protein MSQSKLFPVIMAGGSGSRLWPLSRVLYPKQFLCLKGDLTMLQTTVCRLNGVQCESPVVICNEQHRFIVAEQLRQLNKLTENIILEPAGRNTAPAIALAALAAKRNSPETDPLMLVLAADHVIQDEDAFRNAVRAAMPFAESGKLVTFGIVPNLPETGYGYIRRGEVSNPDVAVDAVAFSVAQFVEKPDLETAQSYVNSGEYYWNSGMFLFRAGRYLEELAKFRPDILDACEKAMSTVDPDLDFIRVDEEAFLACPEESIDYAVMEKTADAVVVPMDAGWSDVGSWSSLWEISNHSPEGNVHHGDVISHNTENSYVYAESGLVTTVGVKDLVVVQTKDAVLIADRNHVQDVKKVVEKIKADGRHEHHIHREVYRPWGKYDSIDQGERYQVKRITVKPGEGLSLQMHHHRAEHWIVVAGTAKVTINDEVKLVGENESVYIPLGATHCLENPGKIPLDLIEVRSGTYLEEDDVIRFADRYGRV from the coding sequence ATGAGTCAGTCAAAACTCTTTCCGGTAATTATGGCAGGCGGCTCCGGCAGCCGTCTGTGGCCGCTTTCCCGCGTGCTTTACCCAAAACAGTTCCTCTGCCTGAAAGGGGATCTGACAATGCTCCAGACCACCGTCTGCCGCTTAAACGGCGTGCAGTGCGAAAGCCCGGTGGTTATCTGTAACGAACAGCATCGCTTTATCGTCGCCGAGCAGCTGCGCCAGCTCAACAAGCTGACCGAAAACATTATTCTGGAGCCTGCCGGTCGCAACACCGCGCCGGCTATCGCGCTGGCGGCGCTGGCGGCGAAACGCAACAGCCCGGAGACCGATCCGCTGATGCTGGTGCTGGCGGCTGACCATGTGATTCAGGACGAAGACGCGTTTCGCAACGCCGTGCGCGCCGCGATGCCGTTTGCCGAAAGCGGCAAGCTGGTTACTTTCGGCATCGTGCCGAACCTGCCGGAAACCGGCTACGGCTACATTCGCCGTGGCGAAGTCTCTAACCCGGACGTGGCGGTGGACGCCGTTGCTTTCAGCGTCGCCCAGTTCGTCGAAAAGCCGGATCTGGAGACCGCGCAGTCCTACGTCAACAGCGGCGAATACTACTGGAACAGCGGCATGTTCCTGTTCCGCGCCGGTCGCTATCTGGAAGAACTCGCGAAATTCCGCCCGGATATCCTGGACGCCTGCGAAAAAGCCATGAGCACCGTTGACCCGGATCTCGATTTTATCCGCGTTGATGAAGAAGCCTTCCTGGCCTGCCCGGAAGAGTCTATCGACTACGCGGTGATGGAAAAAACCGCCGACGCGGTGGTGGTGCCGATGGACGCAGGCTGGAGCGATGTCGGCTCCTGGTCTTCGCTCTGGGAGATCTCCAACCATTCGCCGGAAGGCAACGTGCATCACGGCGACGTGATTTCGCACAACACCGAAAACAGCTACGTCTATGCCGAGTCTGGCCTTGTGACTACCGTCGGCGTGAAAGATCTCGTGGTAGTGCAGACCAAAGACGCCGTGCTGATTGCCGACCGTAACCACGTCCAGGACGTGAAAAAAGTGGTCGAGAAAATCAAAGCCGACGGCCGCCATGAGCATCACATTCACCGCGAAGTGTACCGTCCGTGGGGCAAATATGACTCCATCGATCAGGGCGAACGCTACCAGGTGAAGCGCATCACCGTGAAGCCGGGCGAAGGGCTGTCGTTGCAGATGCATCACCACCGCGCCGAGCACTGGATTGTGGTGGCGGGCACCGCGAAGGTGACCATTAACGACGAGGTGAAACTGGTGGGCGAGAACGAATCGGTTTACATCCCGCTCGGCGCCACACACTGCCTGGAGAACCCCGGCAAGATCCCGCTCGACCTGATTGAAGTGCGCTCCGGCACCTATCTGGAAGAGGACGATGTGATCCGCTTCGCCGACCGTTACGGCCGGGTGTGA